A single Methanocalculus alkaliphilus DNA region contains:
- a CDS encoding sugar phosphate isomerase/epimerase family protein has protein sequence MFSVSTYCLHTHPLSYALERLSEITDMIELMDDGLHYISSSEILESYSFDYSIHAPARGVNIASLLEPIRRASVEVIDDCFAIAAEVNADVIIHPGYFAWVAERGAAEEQFARSLREITEAALQRGVTFSVENMGNWDYFFLRTPDEIPLLQGAPLTLDIGHAHLNACLPGFLKHSFVHIHIHDNDGVNDAHTAVETGTIDFTEVCRAVNREGITPVIEVETLEGVLSSIETLRPMLRG, from the coding sequence ATGTTCTCGGTCTCAACGTACTGCCTGCATACACATCCTCTCTCTTACGCACTTGAGAGGCTCTCTGAGATCACCGATATGATCGAGCTGATGGATGACGGGCTGCATTATATCAGCTCTTCCGAGATACTTGAGTCATATTCATTCGATTACTCAATTCATGCGCCTGCCCGTGGTGTAAATATTGCATCACTCCTTGAACCGATACGACGGGCGAGTGTTGAAGTGATTGATGATTGCTTCGCAATCGCCGCGGAGGTGAATGCAGATGTTATCATTCACCCCGGCTATTTTGCATGGGTGGCGGAGCGGGGGGCTGCGGAGGAGCAGTTTGCCAGATCACTCAGGGAGATCACCGAGGCCGCTCTCCAACGGGGTGTCACATTCTCTGTTGAGAATATGGGCAACTGGGATTACTTCTTTCTCCGGACACCTGATGAGATCCCATTGCTGCAGGGCGCCCCTCTCACCCTTGATATCGGCCATGCCCATCTGAATGCCTGCCTCCCGGGTTTTCTCAAACACTCGTTTGTTCATATTCATATCCATGATAATGATGGGGTGAATGATGCACATACCGCAGTCGAGACCGGAACCATCGACTTTACGGAGGTCTGCCGGGCAGTAAACCGTGAGGGTATCACGCCTGTGATCGAGGTCGAGACGCTGGAAGGCGTCCTCTCAAGCATCGAGACGCTCAGACCGATGCTCAGAGGGTGA
- a CDS encoding radical SAM protein, with protein MRYKHLFGPVQSRRLGRSLGIDLVPDNICSLDCVYCECGTTRHIISTRGHYVPVSEVLLELDHFLAGNPLLDYITLGGTGEPTLHLGIGMIITHLKEHHPEYKIAVLTNSTLLADSEIRKEIIAADLILPSLDAVTTDIFEMINRPAPGFTPEQMIDGLIQLRREFRGIIWLEIFLVPEINTGNDELHLLRDAALRINPDRIHLNSLHRQGAEPWVRGMPKDDLHRICRFFRECFSETYII; from the coding sequence ATGAGATACAAACATCTCTTTGGTCCGGTACAGTCCCGTCGTCTTGGGAGATCTCTTGGGATTGACCTTGTACCAGACAACATCTGCTCCCTTGACTGTGTCTACTGCGAGTGCGGCACCACCCGTCATATCATCAGTACAAGGGGACACTATGTCCCGGTGAGTGAGGTACTTCTGGAACTCGACCACTTCCTTGCCGGAAATCCTCTCCTCGATTATATCACCCTCGGCGGGACAGGCGAGCCGACCCTCCACCTTGGTATCGGAATGATAATCACCCATCTCAAAGAGCATCACCCTGAATACAAAATAGCGGTTCTGACGAACAGCACCCTCCTTGCAGATTCAGAAATCAGGAAGGAGATCATCGCTGCTGATCTCATCCTTCCATCCCTTGATGCCGTCACCACAGATATCTTTGAGATGATCAACCGCCCGGCACCTGGATTCACGCCCGAACAGATGATAGACGGCCTTATTCAGTTGAGAAGAGAGTTTCGCGGCATAATCTGGCTTGAGATATTTCTCGTTCCGGAGATCAATACCGGAAATGATGAACTCCATCTCCTCAGGGATGCCGCACTCCGGATTAATCCGGATCGGATCCATCTAAACAGCCTCCACCGGCAGGGTGCCGAACCATGGGTTAGAGGGATGCCAAAGGACGATCTCCACCGGATATGCCGGTTTTTCAGGGAGTGCTTCAGTGAAACATACATCATCTGA
- the hypD gene encoding hydrogenase formation protein HypD produces MAVGREIISGLKDLVTSDLRIMHVCGTHEASIAKHGIRSVLPPQLNVVMGPGCPVCITPQGEIDVAIDLAAEGCIVTTYGDLLRVPGSKGSLESADGDIRIVQGIHKAVEIAKTTDKDVVFISVGFETTVPTVAATLLQEPPENFSILCCHRLVPPAMQWLLDQGEADLHGFILPGHVCAVMGYEEYEKFPVPQVVAGFDAEDLLLGLYMLVAQINAGEAKVENAYPRAVTREGNKKAKELMYEVFSPSDIAWRGFPVIPGSGLALKPRFEEYDALQRFEMTIPHIEDRSPCICDRLLRGLAEPTDCPLYGTACTPRSPVGPCMVSHEGACRIWHQYHR; encoded by the coding sequence ATGGCGGTTGGGAGAGAGATCATCAGCGGACTGAAAGACCTGGTCACCTCGGATCTTCGGATCATGCATGTCTGCGGAACACATGAAGCCTCGATTGCAAAACATGGTATCCGGAGCGTCCTGCCTCCGCAGCTGAATGTTGTGATGGGGCCGGGCTGCCCTGTCTGCATCACTCCCCAGGGGGAGATTGATGTTGCTATTGATCTTGCAGCAGAAGGGTGCATCGTCACAACGTATGGTGATCTCCTCAGGGTTCCGGGATCCAAGGGATCACTTGAGTCCGCAGATGGGGATATCAGGATTGTCCAGGGGATTCATAAGGCAGTTGAGATCGCAAAAACCACTGACAAGGATGTTGTCTTCATCTCAGTCGGGTTTGAGACGACAGTCCCGACTGTGGCTGCCACCCTCCTTCAGGAACCACCGGAGAATTTCAGCATCCTCTGCTGCCACCGGCTCGTTCCCCCTGCGATGCAATGGCTCCTTGATCAGGGAGAAGCCGACCTTCATGGTTTTATCCTCCCCGGCCATGTCTGCGCAGTCATGGGATATGAGGAGTATGAAAAGTTCCCGGTCCCCCAGGTCGTCGCAGGCTTTGATGCAGAGGATCTTCTCCTTGGCCTCTACATGCTTGTTGCCCAGATTAATGCAGGCGAAGCGAAGGTTGAGAATGCCTATCCACGCGCAGTGACACGGGAAGGGAACAAAAAGGCAAAAGAGCTGATGTACGAGGTATTCTCTCCCTCAGATATTGCATGGAGAGGCTTCCCGGTCATCCCGGGCTCCGGTCTGGCATTAAAGCCACGATTTGAGGAGTATGATGCATTACAGCGGTTCGAGATGACGATCCCACATATCGAGGATCGCTCCCCCTGCATCTGCGACCGTCTCCTCCGGGGCCTCGCCGAGCCGACCGACTGTCCATTGTATGGAACCGCCTGCACCCCGCGATCCCCGGTCGGGCCATGTATGGTCTCTCATGAGGGTGCCTGCCGGATCTGGCATCAGTATCATAGATAA
- a CDS encoding carboxypeptidase-like regulatory domain-containing protein: protein MKQECVIIGVLITLMLLAVPVAGADFDRLLVEDSQSWNDYFECQQEEISFFTLSFLESPEKKVSHSIVGLKNLHCTGWGSAGVRLPGFTIVLEVWNNDTKTFGKTNYSQITDDRGYYRFDDLPVGHYRVTEIGHPYWTLLTGAEGDNEVTIPWYCPCGNGCPKFISLQNKPKLFKGDETAWAAQENPGETRFVSQGNWATYVTYDVGEGPQEYPLFAGQNHLAGYLNVDDDNGKLYVTYEALGTNEDPVIMGDYAVKWGLTEYHLHVANSADDIPRTPGRGRNAVPGNPIPGQFMYKDSFDPATGSSGVIEVDISELNDSIVIAAHAVMEWEGYYTEVYKFAIGKGWKFAWTPINELIWVTY, encoded by the coding sequence ATGAAGCAAGAATGCGTGATTATAGGGGTATTGATTACTCTTATGCTGTTGGCAGTGCCGGTGGCAGGAGCTGATTTCGATCGATTATTGGTTGAAGACTCTCAATCATGGAATGATTATTTTGAGTGCCAGCAAGAGGAGATTAGCTTTTTTACGTTATCTTTCCTTGAAAGCCCTGAAAAGAAAGTGTCTCACAGCATTGTGGGATTGAAGAATCTACACTGTACAGGATGGGGTTCAGCCGGAGTCCGTCTTCCCGGCTTTACAATTGTGCTGGAGGTCTGGAATAACGATACCAAAACGTTCGGAAAAACCAATTATTCCCAAATAACAGATGATAGGGGCTACTACCGGTTTGATGATCTCCCTGTGGGACACTACCGTGTAACCGAGATAGGGCATCCGTACTGGACACTACTCACCGGTGCGGAGGGTGATAATGAAGTTACCATTCCCTGGTACTGTCCATGTGGAAATGGCTGCCCAAAGTTCATCTCCTTACAGAATAAGCCCAAACTCTTCAAAGGCGATGAAACCGCCTGGGCCGCCCAGGAAAATCCTGGTGAAACACGCTTTGTCTCTCAAGGCAACTGGGCAACCTATGTCACCTACGATGTCGGTGAAGGGCCTCAAGAGTACCCGCTCTTTGCCGGGCAGAACCATCTTGCCGGATACCTGAATGTCGATGATGACAACGGAAAACTCTATGTGACCTATGAAGCCCTTGGAACTAATGAAGATCCGGTTATCATGGGGGATTATGCCGTTAAGTGGGGTCTAACGGAGTATCATCTCCATGTAGCAAATTCAGCAGATGACATTCCAAGAACACCCGGCCGTGGCCGGAACGCCGTTCCCGGTAACCCGATTCCCGGGCAGTTCATGTACAAGGATTCCTTTGATCCTGCCACAGGATCATCAGGTGTGATTGAAGTTGATATATCAGAACTAAACGACTCCATCGTCATCGCCGCCCATGCCGTGATGGAGTGGGAGGGTTATTACACCGAAGTTTACAAGTTTGCGATCGGAAAAGGATGGAAGTTTGCCTGGACACCAATTAATGAATTGATATGGGTAACCTATTGA
- a CDS encoding protein translocase subunit SecF, with product MGFDLYDLVNKYPPKQMMAIPLAIFAIALLVIGGNYMMTGVPVNLGIDFAGGTAVTVLTDDSAEEIEAYFAAYPLISIGEGLNRGNYIRFGPMDDELFRSLSRDIAARYPDAKVDQIGESFGQTLQQQALIALLFSFIGMSIIVFIAFRSVIPSIAVVFAGLGDILVTAAIMDIIGLPLSLGTTAALLMLIGYSVDSDILLTTRVLKRQGKLEDKLKNAFRTGFIMTTTTLSAVTALLVVSWIGQIEIIMQIATVLLIGLIVDLIITWMFNAGLLKWYVQSGRAKGVLPR from the coding sequence ATGGGGTTTGACCTGTACGATCTTGTAAATAAATATCCCCCCAAGCAGATGATGGCGATACCTCTCGCCATATTTGCCATAGCGCTGCTTGTTATAGGCGGGAACTATATGATGACCGGGGTTCCCGTGAACCTCGGTATCGATTTTGCCGGGGGAACCGCAGTTACGGTTCTGACCGACGACTCAGCAGAAGAGATTGAAGCGTACTTTGCAGCATATCCCCTGATCAGTATTGGCGAAGGACTGAACAGGGGCAACTACATCAGGTTTGGCCCGATGGATGACGAACTGTTCCGGTCACTCTCCCGTGATATCGCAGCACGATACCCGGACGCCAAGGTTGATCAGATCGGCGAGTCTTTCGGCCAGACCCTCCAGCAGCAGGCATTAATAGCGCTCCTCTTCTCGTTCATCGGGATGTCGATCATCGTCTTTATTGCCTTCCGATCTGTTATCCCATCAATTGCGGTTGTTTTTGCCGGGCTTGGAGATATTCTGGTAACTGCAGCCATTATGGATATCATCGGCCTTCCACTCTCACTTGGAACAACTGCGGCGCTCCTGATGCTGATCGGGTACTCGGTGGACAGTGACATTCTTCTGACCACAAGAGTACTCAAACGCCAGGGGAAACTTGAGGATAAGCTGAAGAATGCATTCAGAACCGGATTTATTATGACGACGACGACACTCTCGGCTGTCACAGCCCTCCTTGTCGTCTCCTGGATTGGCCAGATCGAGATTATCATGCAGATAGCAACCGTCCTTCTCATCGGTCTCATCGTCGATCTCATAATCACCTGGATGTTTAATGCAGGCCTTCTGAAATGGTATGTTCAGAGCGGGCGTGCAAAGGGGGTGTTGCCACGATGA
- a CDS encoding preprotein translocase subunit SecD, translating to MKRDEMKKVMQDWRVIVMVVAIVLALASIYLIPPAFDKGVQGNIQLGLDLEGGSWIQLEYQAQLVTFETRENPETLVQGLTRELDAEVHLVEPDLVEIRKPFTREELEPVFASLGATITRYEVGVSEETADTVKRILEEKINRLGTRDAKVNTLTTFGGASRYIRVELAGVDMVTAQEIVGQQGRFDIRIQTVGDETEHVLYGDSITSVGLPTQQPPGSNQWGVSFTISPEGARAFRESAIRTGATDNPAAHEIMMLLDGEIVYSAPLSPDLAARLKVEEVRNLYASTGAGEFGQNRASVLEIHLRAGALPVDVQIAGSGSVSAALGEHFKMMSIIAGLVALLTVGLVVYYRYREPSIVIPMLAINTAEIIILLGIARYFTQLDLAAIAGLIAVLGTSIDQLVVITDEVLHEGKVPSPNVYLKRLSRALGIIIVAAITMIIAMLPLALMDLSSLRGFAIITILGVLIGVVITRPAYGKIIMAILSR from the coding sequence ATGAAGAGAGATGAAATGAAGAAGGTCATGCAGGACTGGCGTGTCATCGTGATGGTTGTTGCCATCGTCCTCGCACTGGCTTCGATCTACCTGATCCCCCCCGCCTTTGACAAAGGGGTACAAGGAAATATTCAGCTTGGCCTTGATCTCGAAGGGGGATCATGGATTCAGCTGGAGTATCAGGCACAGCTGGTGACATTTGAGACGAGGGAGAACCCTGAAACTCTTGTGCAGGGTCTAACGCGGGAGCTGGATGCCGAAGTACATCTGGTTGAGCCGGACCTCGTTGAGATTCGTAAACCATTCACCAGGGAAGAACTGGAACCGGTATTTGCCTCTCTTGGCGCAACGATAACCCGATACGAGGTGGGTGTCTCTGAAGAGACCGCAGACACAGTCAAGCGGATCCTTGAGGAGAAGATCAACAGGCTCGGTACACGGGATGCGAAGGTCAATACCCTGACAACATTCGGTGGAGCGTCTCGTTATATCAGGGTCGAACTTGCGGGCGTTGACATGGTTACCGCCCAGGAGATCGTCGGCCAGCAGGGTCGTTTCGACATCCGTATCCAGACCGTTGGAGATGAGACCGAGCATGTCCTGTATGGGGACAGCATCACCAGTGTCGGGCTTCCGACACAGCAACCCCCGGGGAGCAACCAGTGGGGTGTCTCATTCACCATCAGCCCTGAAGGAGCCCGGGCATTCCGTGAGAGTGCTATCCGGACAGGAGCTACTGATAATCCAGCAGCCCATGAGATCATGATGCTCCTTGATGGTGAGATTGTATACAGTGCCCCTCTCTCACCTGACCTGGCCGCACGGCTGAAGGTTGAGGAGGTCAGAAACCTCTATGCCTCAACCGGAGCCGGAGAGTTCGGCCAGAACCGGGCAAGTGTCCTTGAGATTCATCTGAGAGCCGGCGCACTCCCCGTCGATGTTCAGATCGCCGGTTCAGGCTCGGTATCAGCCGCACTTGGTGAACACTTCAAGATGATGAGCATCATCGCCGGACTGGTTGCTCTCCTCACCGTCGGGCTGGTCGTCTACTACAGGTACCGTGAGCCAAGTATCGTCATCCCGATGCTTGCGATCAATACCGCTGAGATCATCATCCTGCTTGGTATCGCACGGTACTTCACCCAGCTCGACCTTGCTGCCATCGCTGGTCTGATTGCAGTCCTTGGAACGAGTATTGATCAGCTCGTCGTCATCACCGATGAGGTGCTGCATGAAGGAAAGGTTCCCTCACCAAATGTCTATCTTAAGCGGCTCTCGCGAGCACTTGGGATCATCATTGTTGCAGCCATCACAATGATCATAGCGATGCTCCCGCTGGCCCTGATGGACCTCTCCTCACTCCGTGGCTTTGCAATCATCACCATCCTCGGTGTGCTCATCGGTGTCGTGATAACACGGCCCGCCTATGGGAAGATCATCATGGCGATCCTCTCCCGTTAA